Proteins encoded within one genomic window of Mycolicibacterium aubagnense:
- a CDS encoding zinc-binding alcohol dehydrogenase family protein has product MITSTMRTWRVRTPAPIDSGPLEFGTADITEPGDGELLIAVRACGVCRTDLHVVEGDLPVHHPHVTPGHEVVGEVVAVGDQTGGEFTVGDRVGVAWLRHTCGRCHFCLRGAENLCPQSRYTGWDADGGYAEFITAPADYVHPLPSGYSDVQLAPLLCAGIIGYRSLLRADLPDGGRLGIYGFGGSAHITAQVARARGAEVHVMTRGEAAQKLAMELGAASAQGPADPPPVALDSAILFAPVGELVLPALEALDRGGTLAIAGIHLSDIPALNYQRHLFQERQVRSVTSNTRADAREFLAFAGSHHIDVTAPTYPLDQAQHALSDLAAGRISGAAVLQVS; this is encoded by the coding sequence ATGATCACCTCGACCATGCGCACCTGGCGAGTTCGTACCCCAGCCCCCATCGACAGCGGCCCGCTCGAGTTCGGCACCGCAGACATCACGGAACCAGGCGACGGCGAACTGCTCATCGCCGTGCGCGCCTGTGGCGTCTGCCGCACCGACCTGCACGTCGTCGAAGGCGACCTGCCCGTGCACCATCCGCACGTGACCCCCGGTCATGAGGTGGTGGGTGAAGTGGTGGCCGTCGGGGACCAGACCGGCGGCGAGTTCACCGTCGGTGATCGCGTCGGGGTGGCGTGGCTGCGACACACCTGCGGGCGGTGCCACTTCTGCCTCCGGGGAGCGGAAAACCTCTGCCCACAGTCTCGCTACACAGGTTGGGACGCAGACGGTGGTTACGCGGAATTCATCACCGCACCAGCCGATTACGTGCACCCCCTGCCTTCCGGCTACTCGGACGTCCAGCTTGCGCCATTACTGTGCGCCGGCATCATCGGATACCGATCCTTGCTGCGAGCCGACCTACCGGACGGCGGGCGTCTGGGCATCTACGGCTTCGGTGGCAGTGCCCACATCACCGCGCAGGTGGCGCGAGCCCGCGGCGCGGAAGTACACGTCATGACGCGCGGTGAAGCCGCACAAAAGCTGGCCATGGAACTCGGTGCCGCCTCGGCACAGGGTCCTGCTGATCCACCCCCTGTGGCGCTGGATTCCGCGATTCTGTTTGCGCCCGTGGGGGAATTGGTGTTGCCGGCACTGGAAGCCCTCGATCGTGGCGGCACCCTGGCCATCGCCGGCATCCATCTCAGCGACATCCCGGCATTGAACTACCAGCGGCATCTGTTTCAGGAGCGGCAAGTCCGATCGGTGACGTCGAATACCCGGGCTGACGCCCGCGAGTTTCTTGCGTTCGCCGGTAGCCATCACATCGATGTCACCGCCCCGACGTATCCATTGGACCAGGCACAGCACGCCCTGAGCGATCTCGCCGCCGGGCGCATCTCCGGTGCCGCAGTACTCCAGGTCAGCTGA
- a CDS encoding universal stress protein, with protein sequence MSIAANPGTVVGIDGSADGEAALRWAVGDAKLNHQKLTLVHVVSPLVGGYSGIGMSTPVWPQDLNDWRQDRGRQLLDNAAHLAHSLAGRELEIDTMMPFGAIVPALVELSAHTDMMVLGSRGLGTFNRALLGSVSTALAHHAHCPVVLVHADAPTLPANAPILLGTDGSAGSLPAVELAFREASCRNAELIVLHACSDAEVPQLTAVPWWALDSDAEHQLTQFLAPYRERYPEVAVSYHVVRDHPARHLVEESESAQLVVVGSRGRGGLAGMLLGSVSSTLVHATTTPVVVARRDPARVETSPTVATAAQS encoded by the coding sequence ATGTCAATTGCTGCTAATCCAGGCACCGTGGTCGGCATCGACGGATCGGCCGACGGCGAGGCCGCGCTGCGCTGGGCTGTCGGAGACGCGAAGCTCAACCATCAGAAACTCACGCTTGTACACGTCGTGAGCCCACTGGTCGGGGGTTACTCCGGCATCGGAATGTCGACACCCGTTTGGCCGCAAGATCTCAACGATTGGCGGCAGGACCGCGGACGGCAATTGCTCGACAACGCGGCACACCTCGCACATTCCCTCGCGGGCCGGGAGCTGGAGATCGACACGATGATGCCGTTCGGCGCCATCGTGCCCGCATTGGTCGAGTTGAGTGCTCACACCGACATGATGGTGCTGGGCAGCCGCGGACTGGGCACCTTCAACCGTGCGCTACTGGGCTCCGTCAGCACCGCGTTGGCCCACCACGCGCACTGCCCCGTCGTGCTGGTGCACGCAGATGCGCCGACGCTGCCCGCCAATGCCCCGATTCTGCTGGGTACCGATGGCTCGGCCGGGTCGCTGCCCGCGGTCGAGTTGGCCTTTCGTGAAGCATCTTGCCGGAACGCCGAATTGATCGTGCTGCACGCTTGTAGTGACGCCGAGGTCCCCCAGCTCACCGCAGTTCCGTGGTGGGCACTCGACAGCGACGCCGAACATCAACTGACGCAGTTCCTGGCGCCGTACCGAGAGCGCTATCCAGAAGTGGCGGTCAGCTATCACGTGGTGCGCGACCATCCAGCCCGTCATCTGGTGGAAGAGTCCGAGTCTGCCCAGTTGGTCGTCGTCGGCAGCCGTGGGCGCGGTGGCCTGGCCGGCATGCTGCTGGGGTCGGTCAGTTCCACACTGGTGCACGCGACGACGACACCGGTCGTCGTCGCGCGGCGCGACCCAGCCCGCGTAGAGACCAGCCCGACGGTTGCCACGGCGGCGCAATCATGA
- a CDS encoding APC family permease → MSNGPGHRREPDSGKSIEISRESEHRGLGLTSASGLVIGSVVGTGVFTMPALIAKAGSVGILVLVVVSVGSVLLAVLFGQLTARIANSDGGLYAYVRYEFGDFAGYLVGWSYWISAWAGNAAIVASWVLYVEALLKLTSPSAPVNCGIAMVALWVPAVVNLVGVRQMAWFQNATVVLKFLPLLFIGIVGWFFVDGARFSPFNASGASIYTAIGLAAGVALFSFIGVEASAITARRVDNPARNVGRAAVIGVGVSALLYVLVTAAVIGLVPHDVLVNTGSPFVDAFERIFAQHVWAGQLIAAVAVVSGIGALNGWTLIVAEASRSMAQDDLFPKAFGWIDRNGNAWFSIVIAAALPSLLMLWRYASSSGLTVFTYLVNLTVVTVAIPYFFSALAQLTHLLTRRPVDRWRLGRDLTVAVASLAFSMWLTFAAGYQFVYQGLVVILAGMIGYPVLVAARPNTDKNAGTRCSGSRCDCGCHRLGQE, encoded by the coding sequence ATGAGCAATGGTCCTGGGCACCGGAGAGAGCCCGATTCGGGCAAATCGATTGAGATATCCCGTGAATCAGAACATCGCGGTTTGGGGTTGACTTCGGCCAGCGGACTGGTCATCGGGAGTGTCGTGGGAACCGGCGTGTTCACGATGCCGGCGCTGATCGCCAAAGCGGGCTCCGTGGGCATCCTCGTCCTTGTTGTCGTATCCGTCGGGTCCGTATTGCTGGCTGTCCTGTTCGGTCAGTTGACGGCCCGAATCGCCAATTCCGACGGCGGTTTATATGCCTATGTCAGATACGAATTCGGCGACTTCGCCGGTTATCTCGTTGGTTGGAGCTACTGGATCTCAGCGTGGGCCGGTAATGCGGCCATCGTCGCCTCATGGGTGCTTTATGTCGAGGCACTGCTAAAGCTCACATCTCCGAGCGCACCGGTGAACTGCGGTATCGCCATGGTCGCGCTGTGGGTGCCCGCGGTTGTCAATCTCGTCGGTGTGCGACAGATGGCATGGTTTCAGAATGCCACGGTGGTGCTGAAGTTCTTGCCACTGCTGTTCATCGGAATTGTCGGCTGGTTCTTCGTCGACGGCGCTCGTTTCAGTCCGTTCAATGCCTCGGGCGCAAGCATCTACACCGCAATCGGTTTGGCTGCCGGTGTAGCCCTGTTTTCTTTCATCGGCGTCGAGGCGTCGGCCATCACGGCAAGACGGGTCGACAACCCCGCACGCAACGTCGGGCGCGCGGCGGTGATCGGCGTTGGCGTCAGCGCCCTCCTCTACGTCCTCGTCACGGCCGCGGTCATCGGACTGGTACCGCACGACGTGCTTGTCAACACGGGGTCGCCGTTCGTCGACGCGTTCGAACGTATCTTCGCCCAACATGTCTGGGCCGGACAGTTGATCGCGGCTGTCGCGGTGGTCTCCGGAATCGGAGCACTGAACGGTTGGACCCTGATCGTGGCCGAGGCCTCACGATCAATGGCGCAAGACGACCTGTTTCCCAAAGCCTTTGGCTGGATTGACCGCAATGGCAATGCGTGGTTCAGCATCGTGATTGCCGCCGCGCTTCCATCGCTGTTGATGCTATGGCGTTATGCCTCAAGTTCGGGACTGACGGTGTTCACCTATTTGGTCAATCTGACGGTTGTCACCGTCGCCATCCCCTACTTCTTTTCGGCACTCGCGCAATTGACCCACCTACTGACGCGTCGCCCGGTGGACCGCTGGCGGCTCGGCCGAGACCTCACAGTTGCAGTCGCCAGCCTTGCTTTTTCGATGTGGTTGACCTTTGCCGCCGGCTACCAGTTTGTGTATCAGGGGCTGGTCGTGATCCTCGCCGGCATGATCGGCTACCCCGTACTGGTGGCCGCACGACCGAACACGGATAAGAATGCGGGCACACGGTGCTCGGGGAGCCGCTGCGATTGTGGGTGCCACCGTTTGGGCCAAGAGTGA
- a CDS encoding universal stress protein: MRTRNSRFGVLVGIDGSAESRSAVHWALDTAARHDLPLTVVHVLREPENHCTAWGLTSAPKSVRSNPQVEHDAEALVGSAISVIDHLADATPLGYLRTKLHAAPTAATLADLSGDADMVVVGGTEHHLASPTLWPSIGIDLARHASCPVAVVRGEARIRPCALPVVVGIDGSSASEAAVAIAFDEAASRDVELVALCVVKENTTLELSGTMLAPDTAGQEVLAERLAGWAEQYPDVNVRPLVAWGDPAQRLLEEAETSQLLVVGSHGRNTMASAVLGSVSSAVVSKSPVPVIIGRQP, translated from the coding sequence ATGAGAACGCGCAACAGCCGATTCGGCGTCCTGGTCGGCATCGACGGCTCCGCAGAATCCCGCAGCGCCGTCCATTGGGCCCTTGACACAGCCGCGCGGCACGACCTGCCGCTGACAGTTGTCCATGTCCTGCGAGAGCCCGAGAATCATTGCACTGCTTGGGGATTGACGAGCGCGCCCAAATCAGTCCGGTCAAATCCCCAGGTCGAGCATGATGCCGAGGCCCTGGTCGGCAGCGCGATATCCGTCATCGACCATCTGGCCGACGCCACACCGCTCGGATACCTGCGGACCAAGCTGCACGCCGCGCCGACGGCCGCGACGTTGGCGGACCTCTCCGGCGATGCCGACATGGTCGTCGTGGGCGGTACCGAACATCATCTCGCCTCGCCCACGCTCTGGCCGTCCATCGGTATCGACCTGGCTCGCCACGCCAGTTGTCCGGTCGCGGTCGTGCGCGGTGAGGCCAGAATCCGGCCGTGCGCCTTGCCTGTCGTCGTGGGTATCGACGGCTCGTCCGCCTCGGAAGCCGCCGTCGCCATCGCATTCGACGAGGCAGCGTCGCGAGATGTCGAACTGGTGGCGCTCTGCGTGGTCAAGGAGAACACGACCCTCGAACTGTCGGGCACCATGCTGGCGCCCGACACTGCCGGCCAGGAAGTCCTGGCCGAGCGACTGGCCGGCTGGGCTGAACAGTATCCGGATGTCAATGTTCGGCCACTGGTGGCATGGGGTGATCCCGCCCAGCGCCTCCTGGAGGAAGCCGAAACGTCACAACTCCTCGTCGTCGGCAGCCACGGACGCAACACCATGGCGAGCGCCGTACTCGGTTCGGTCAGTAGCGCGGTCGTTTCGAAGTCGCCTGTCCCGGTCATCATCGGCCGGCAGCCCTGA
- a CDS encoding universal stress protein, with amino-acid sequence MHTEPAAPVIVGIDGSPASESAALWAAQEAARRNVELRLIYVVNSVLGQSIPAESYRVDVEKAKTVLAAVRRQVVSTIPEARVKTDFYEGNPAGVLVAESRFASLICLGTNGIGRFVKAFLGSTAETVAGDAACSVALIRTADATKTADFHPQFIVAPVSVYADDSRIIRAAVRRARHHHSPVLALGVKDNDLGATPRDVLDQMVDRWRQEYPDVTWYPVATNAGLPHFLRDHPELAVTVVLNSTGKLDISSVIGGIHREPVVMNQLVVFIDRDHDETESRTDRTAASTGDQTVPQ; translated from the coding sequence ATGCACACCGAACCAGCCGCTCCGGTCATCGTCGGAATCGACGGCTCACCCGCCTCTGAATCGGCGGCGCTGTGGGCTGCGCAGGAAGCCGCCCGCCGTAACGTGGAGTTGCGACTCATCTACGTGGTCAATTCCGTTCTGGGCCAATCGATACCCGCAGAGTCGTACCGGGTGGACGTCGAGAAGGCAAAGACGGTACTTGCTGCCGTCCGCAGACAGGTTGTGTCGACCATCCCCGAAGCCAGGGTGAAAACCGATTTCTACGAGGGGAATCCTGCCGGAGTTCTGGTCGCCGAGTCTCGATTCGCGTCGCTTATCTGTCTCGGTACCAATGGCATCGGTCGATTCGTCAAGGCATTTCTCGGATCGACCGCCGAGACCGTGGCCGGTGATGCCGCCTGCTCAGTTGCTTTGATCCGGACTGCGGACGCCACGAAAACTGCCGACTTCCACCCGCAGTTCATCGTCGCACCGGTCAGCGTGTACGCCGACGACTCCCGGATCATCCGAGCCGCGGTACGTCGGGCACGTCATCACCACTCCCCCGTCCTGGCGCTGGGTGTCAAGGACAACGATCTCGGAGCCACCCCACGCGATGTGTTGGACCAAATGGTGGACCGATGGCGCCAGGAGTATCCCGACGTGACGTGGTACCCGGTAGCGACGAACGCGGGACTGCCGCATTTCCTGCGGGACCATCCCGAGTTGGCTGTCACCGTGGTGTTGAATTCGACTGGAAAACTGGATATTTCATCCGTGATCGGAGGAATTCATCGCGAGCCGGTGGTGATGAACCAGCTCGTGGTCTTCATCGACCGGGATCACGATGAAACCGAATCTCGCACAGACCGCACAGCAGCATCCACAGGTGACCAGACAGTGCCGCAATAG
- a CDS encoding IS256 family transposase, whose protein sequence is MTTAHNIDLPTVLAERLTTAHPDVLRELLATFIHTLMGAEADALCGAGYGERSAERTNSRNGYRHRQFDTRAGTLDLAIPKLRQGSYFPDWLLERRKRAERALTTVVATCYLLGVSTRRMDKLVETLGITSLSKSQVSVMAKELDAAVEAFRTRPLDAGPYTFVAADALVLKVREAGRVVNVHALIAVGVNAEGYREILGIDVTTAEDGAGWLTFWRSLTARGLSGVKLVTSDAHAGLVAAIGATLPGAAWQRCRTHYTTNLMSVTPKSSWPWVRTLLHSVFDQPDAESVAAQYDRIIDALSDKLPNVADHLEAARPDLLAFTAFPKQIWRQIWSNNPQERLNKEIRRRTDVVGIFPDRAALIRLVGAVLAEQHDEWAESRRYLGLDVLSKSRTVNDTPTEQEATPAALPA, encoded by the coding sequence ATGACCACTGCCCACAATATCGATCTGCCCACTGTGCTGGCCGAACGACTCACCACTGCCCATCCCGACGTGCTGCGCGAGCTGCTGGCCACGTTCATCCACACCCTGATGGGCGCCGAAGCCGACGCCCTATGCGGTGCCGGCTACGGCGAACGCTCGGCTGAGCGCACCAATTCCCGCAACGGCTACCGACACCGTCAATTCGACACCCGTGCAGGGACTTTGGATCTTGCGATCCCGAAGCTGCGGCAAGGATCCTACTTCCCGGACTGGCTGCTGGAGCGCCGTAAACGCGCCGAGCGGGCCCTGACCACGGTGGTGGCGACGTGTTACCTGCTTGGTGTCTCGACGCGGCGGATGGACAAGCTGGTCGAGACCCTGGGCATCACGTCGTTGTCGAAGTCGCAGGTGTCGGTGATGGCCAAGGAACTCGACGCCGCCGTGGAGGCGTTCCGGACCCGGCCGCTCGATGCCGGCCCGTATACGTTCGTCGCTGCGGACGCTCTGGTGCTCAAGGTGCGTGAAGCCGGCCGGGTGGTCAACGTGCACGCCCTGATCGCCGTCGGGGTCAACGCCGAGGGCTACCGCGAGATCCTGGGAATCGATGTCACGACCGCTGAGGACGGGGCGGGCTGGTTGACGTTCTGGCGGTCGTTGACCGCCCGCGGCCTGTCCGGGGTCAAACTGGTCACCAGCGACGCCCACGCCGGGCTGGTCGCCGCCATCGGGGCCACCCTGCCCGGAGCGGCGTGGCAGCGCTGCAGAACCCACTACACGACCAACCTGATGTCCGTCACTCCCAAGAGTTCGTGGCCCTGGGTGCGCACCCTGCTGCACTCGGTGTTCGACCAACCTGACGCTGAATCCGTTGCTGCTCAATATGATCGGATCATCGACGCATTGTCCGACAAGCTGCCCAATGTCGCCGATCACCTCGAAGCGGCGCGGCCGGATCTGCTGGCGTTCACCGCGTTCCCCAAGCAGATCTGGCGCCAGATCTGGAGCAACAATCCCCAGGAACGACTCAACAAGGAGATCCGCCGGCGCACCGACGTCGTGGGCATCTTCCCCGACCGCGCGGCCCTGATCCGTCTCGTCGGAGCAGTGCTGGCCGAACAACACGACGAATGGGCCGAGTCGCGGCGCTACCTCGGCCTCGACGTTCTGAGCAAATCACGCACCGTCAACGACACCCCAACCGAACAGGAGGCTACCCCCGCGGCACTGCCCGCCTGA
- a CDS encoding Crp/Fnr family transcriptional regulator — protein MRRCRTPESNPASAVLRRTGTHPSTNMMRNRWAECAVPASHVDWKDALSKSWLIQDRTTMDELLGVTGSAPSLHLNDFPTGHQIFADGKPANRVYVIISGIVKLTAPLPRGRCAVRSLLGPGDIIDAPTAFDGSPHGCTATCQTLVRTASLSSSTVQRLLRHRPALAQRWLQALAQEIRAREQDIALLASGDIAARVARELIRLAEHLGNPVEGVLHIDHTLTRQEFAELVGAPKEPVGKALANFVAHGWIVTGPGRFEITDIDQLRRRAAAAFTTSALDSHAFSE, from the coding sequence ATGCGCCGATGCCGTACGCCGGAGTCGAACCCCGCGAGTGCGGTACTGCGCCGCACCGGTACGCACCCATCCACCAACATGATGCGGAATCGCTGGGCGGAGTGCGCGGTGCCCGCGAGCCATGTCGATTGGAAAGACGCGCTGAGCAAGAGCTGGTTGATCCAGGACCGTACGACGATGGATGAGCTCCTCGGGGTGACCGGATCGGCTCCATCACTGCACCTCAACGACTTCCCCACCGGGCATCAGATCTTTGCCGACGGCAAGCCGGCCAACCGCGTCTACGTGATCATCTCGGGCATCGTGAAGCTCACTGCGCCGCTTCCGCGGGGTCGGTGCGCCGTCCGATCACTGTTGGGCCCGGGTGACATCATCGACGCGCCAACAGCATTCGACGGCAGCCCGCATGGCTGCACGGCGACGTGCCAGACTCTTGTGCGCACGGCTTCGTTGAGCAGTAGTACCGTGCAACGGCTCCTCAGGCACCGGCCGGCACTCGCCCAACGCTGGCTCCAGGCGCTCGCGCAGGAAATCCGCGCCCGTGAACAGGACATTGCACTGTTGGCATCAGGTGACATCGCCGCCCGTGTCGCGCGCGAATTGATCAGGCTCGCAGAACACCTCGGAAATCCCGTCGAGGGCGTCTTGCACATCGATCACACCCTGACCCGTCAGGAGTTCGCCGAACTGGTCGGTGCCCCGAAAGAACCGGTTGGCAAGGCGCTGGCGAACTTCGTCGCGCACGGATGGATCGTGACGGGTCCGGGCCGGTTCGAGATCACCGACATCGATCAGCTCCGCCGACGCGCCGCGGCGGCCTTCACCACGTCAGCCCTTGACTCACATGCCTTCTCCGAATGA
- a CDS encoding MDR/zinc-dependent alcohol dehydrogenase-like family protein — MLFIQLLRQRGCTEVYVHEPDAHRSRLAVTFGALPATAASPTAELSVDASGMIGVRHECWQRTDQHGIIGVYGLPDHEPGDLEISVLELVSKNLRLVGAIGSQAEPGLVSFREAIHLLETAKINVEPLVSHEIGLAELPHTALRAAHVQDNIVKVLVTFPGPPASDAESI; from the coding sequence TTGCTGTTCATCCAGCTGCTTCGCCAGCGCGGATGCACCGAGGTCTACGTCCACGAGCCTGACGCACACCGCTCTCGACTGGCCGTGACATTTGGTGCGCTTCCCGCGACCGCAGCATCCCCCACTGCTGAGTTGAGCGTGGATGCCAGTGGCATGATCGGTGTCCGGCACGAGTGCTGGCAGCGTACTGATCAGCACGGCATCATAGGCGTCTACGGTCTACCCGACCACGAGCCCGGCGACCTGGAGATCTCCGTGCTGGAACTGGTGAGCAAGAACCTTCGTCTGGTCGGCGCCATCGGCTCGCAGGCAGAACCCGGCCTGGTGTCGTTCCGCGAGGCGATCCATCTCCTCGAAACAGCGAAAATAAACGTTGAACCACTCGTCTCACACGAAATCGGTTTGGCAGAACTCCCCCACACCGCGCTGCGCGCGGCCCACGTGCAAGACAACATCGTGAAAGTTCTGGTCACGTTCCCCGGTCCGCCAGCGAGCGACGCCGAGAGCATCTAG
- a CDS encoding universal stress protein, with amino-acid sequence MFSEDTVTELSSRPYILVGIDGSSSSLLALDWAVNEAQLRNLPLLLAHAVDFESFAMGFNPGASESFFKYLETTGQRFLDEALDHVQVLDPDVEATLSRVAGRPARVLAELSKDAFLTVVGSSGLNALTGLLAGSVAVALTAHAHSPVVVVRAPGVPVTGTVVVGISGARDSEDAIAWAFEEASMRGAELVAVLVWSYMPAYFYYVEPPWNDLTGRAREEQQEMLLAERLAGWQEKFPDVVVRRITALGNPGQVLLSHAQHAQLLVAGSHGHGDATGLFLGATSHRLIHHANCPVLVVRPHARESKR; translated from the coding sequence ATGTTCTCGGAGGATACTGTGACTGAATTATCATCCCGCCCTTATATTTTGGTCGGAATCGACGGATCGAGTTCGTCGTTGCTCGCACTCGACTGGGCTGTCAATGAAGCGCAGTTGCGCAACCTTCCGCTGCTGCTGGCGCACGCCGTGGACTTCGAGAGTTTTGCGATGGGATTCAACCCCGGTGCCTCGGAGAGCTTCTTCAAATACCTGGAAACCACGGGCCAGCGCTTCCTTGACGAAGCGCTGGATCACGTCCAGGTGCTGGACCCTGACGTGGAGGCGACCCTGTCCAGAGTGGCGGGTCGTCCGGCCCGGGTGCTGGCCGAGCTGTCCAAGGACGCGTTCCTGACCGTCGTGGGTTCATCGGGACTCAATGCATTGACGGGGCTGCTGGCCGGCTCGGTCGCGGTAGCCTTGACCGCACACGCGCACAGCCCCGTTGTGGTGGTTCGTGCACCCGGGGTGCCCGTGACGGGCACGGTCGTGGTGGGGATCAGCGGCGCGCGGGACAGCGAAGACGCGATCGCCTGGGCATTCGAGGAAGCCTCGATGCGCGGCGCAGAACTGGTGGCTGTGCTGGTCTGGAGCTACATGCCGGCCTATTTCTACTACGTAGAACCACCATGGAATGACCTCACCGGCCGGGCTCGCGAGGAACAGCAGGAGATGCTGCTGGCAGAGCGACTGGCGGGCTGGCAAGAGAAATTCCCCGACGTCGTTGTCCGACGCATCACCGCACTCGGCAACCCGGGGCAGGTGCTGCTGAGCCATGCCCAGCACGCTCAGTTGCTCGTCGCCGGGAGCCATGGACACGGCGATGCAACCGGATTGTTCCTCGGCGCCACCAGTCACCGGTTGATCCACCATGCGAACTGCCCGGTGCTCGTCGTTCGGCCGCATGCTCGCGAGTCCAAACGATGA
- a CDS encoding NAD(P)H nitroreductase: protein MLKSMLPVEVLEDSIRLACRAPSYRNSQPWNWIIDHSQLQLFIAPERVPSADHAGRQSLISCGAALDHLRVAMAANRYDCQVTYFPSANSLAYLASIDIAPANCVTELQRRRAQAIIDRRSARLPYDQPPSWSHFEPRMHSDVDCQFTYLDVIAEGDRADITETTLLAEQLQPFESDTNHWGTTTSEQDRDERTEVAGDHSVLLVLSAVENTRRAIFGCGETLSQVLIEATMAGFATSIMTRPVEVAATRDIVADVVGRALPQVIVRIGAHYNRDLLPPQAPRLPLSAVLHFAE from the coding sequence ATGCTCAAGTCAATGCTACCGGTCGAGGTGCTCGAGGACAGCATTCGTCTGGCCTGTCGAGCTCCGTCCTATCGCAACAGCCAGCCGTGGAACTGGATAATCGACCATTCGCAACTGCAACTGTTCATTGCCCCCGAGCGAGTGCCATCCGCCGATCACGCTGGGCGCCAATCGCTGATCAGCTGTGGAGCGGCCCTGGACCACTTGCGCGTCGCGATGGCCGCCAACCGCTACGACTGCCAGGTCACGTACTTTCCATCTGCCAACAGTCTTGCGTACCTGGCTTCGATCGATATCGCACCGGCGAACTGTGTCACTGAACTCCAGCGCCGTCGCGCCCAGGCGATCATCGACCGGCGCTCCGCTCGACTGCCGTATGACCAGCCGCCGAGTTGGTCTCACTTCGAGCCCAGAATGCACTCCGACGTCGATTGCCAGTTCACCTACCTCGACGTGATCGCCGAAGGCGATCGGGCTGACATCACCGAGACAACCCTGCTGGCGGAGCAGCTACAGCCGTTCGAGTCGGACACGAATCATTGGGGCACAACCACATCCGAGCAAGACCGGGACGAACGAACCGAGGTCGCCGGTGATCATTCCGTACTGCTGGTGTTGTCAGCGGTCGAGAACACCCGCCGGGCGATCTTCGGCTGTGGTGAGACACTCTCGCAGGTGCTCATCGAGGCCACCATGGCAGGTTTCGCCACCTCCATCATGACTCGGCCGGTCGAAGTTGCCGCTACTCGCGACATCGTGGCCGATGTCGTCGGTCGCGCACTGCCTCAGGTGATCGTGCGGATCGGCGCCCATTACAACCGGGATCTCTTGCCGCCGCAGGCCCCACGTCTGCCGCTGTCCGCGGTACTCCATTTCGCCGAATGA